In a genomic window of Rhododendron vialii isolate Sample 1 chromosome 12a, ASM3025357v1:
- the LOC131311685 gene encoding HVA22-like protein a, producing MGSEARSFLKVVANNFDVLAGPVVSLLYPLYASIRAIETKSSEDDRQWLTYWILYSMITLFELTFAKLIEWIPFWSHAKLIGTCWLVIPYFSGAAYVYEHYVRPFFLNPPSINIWHVPRKEDIFSKPDDILTAAEIYMQENGPEAFEKLINKAEREAKWRGSNRTFYDDDY from the exons ATGGGATCTGAAGCTCGAAGCTTCCTCAAGGTCGTTGCTAACAACTTCGATGTCCTCGCTGG GCCTGTGGTTAGTCTTCTTTATCCTCT GTACGCCTCAATTAGGGCAATTGAGACCAAGTCCTCTGAAGACGATAGGCAGTGGCTTACTTACTGGATCCTGTATTCTATGATCACCCTCTTTGAGCTTACCTTTGCCAAACTCATTGAATG GATCCCTTTCTGGTCGCATGCAAAGCTGATCGGAACCTGCTGGTTGGTCATACCCTACTTCAGTGGGGCTGCATATGTGTATGAGCATTATGTTCGGCCTTTCTTTCTTAACCCCCCGAGTATTAACATCTGGCATGTCCCAAGGAAAGAGGACATCTTCAGCAAGCCAGACGACATTCTAACTGCTGCAGAAATATATATGCAAGAAAATGGCCCTGAAGCATTTGAGAAGCTCATAAACAAG GCTGAGAGGGAAGCCAAGTGGAGGGGTAGTAACCGCACTTTTTATGACGACGACTACTGA
- the LOC131310161 gene encoding small ribosomal subunit protein uS4y-like, which produces MVHVNFYRNYGKTFKKPRRPYEKERLDAELKLVGEYGLRCKRELWRVQYALSRIRNAARMLLTLDEKNQRRIFEGEALLRRMNRYGLLDESQNKLDYVLALTVENFLERRLQTLVFKTGMAKSIHHARVLIRQRHIRVGRQVVNIPSFMVRLDSQKHIDFSLTSPLGGGRPGRVKRKNQKAAAKKASGGDGDEEDEE; this is translated from the exons ATGGTGCACGTTAACTTCTACCGAAACT ATGGGAAGACATTTAAGAAACCCCGTCGTCCCTATGAGAAGGAGCGATTGGATGCTGAGCTGAAGCTTGTGGGAGAATATGGGCTTCGGTGCAAGAGAGAACTGTGGAGGGTTCAGTATGCTCTGAGCCGTATCCGTAATGCCGCGAGAATGCTTCTTACCCTTGATGAAAAGAATCAGCGTCGTATCTTTGAGGGTGAAGCTCTTCTCCGAAGGATGAACCGCTATGGGCTTTTGGATGAGTCTCAGAATAAGCTCGATTACGTCTTGGCCTTGACCGTAGAGAACTTTCTTGAGCGCCGTCTCCAGACACTTGTGTTCAAGACTGGTATGGCAAAGTCTATCCATCATGCCAGGGTGCTCATCAGACAGAGGCATATCAG GGTTGGAAGGCAGGTTGTGAACATCCCATCTTTCATGGTGAGACTAGACTCTCAGAAGCACATTGATTTCTCGCTTACAAGTCCATTGGGAGGTGGACGACCCGGTAGGGTAAAGCGAAAGAACCAGAAGGCAGCTGCCAAGAAAGCCTCAGGTGGCGACGGAGATGAAGAGGATGAGGAATGA
- the LOC131311456 gene encoding PH, RCC1 and FYVE domains-containing protein 1-like isoform X2 has translation MADIQRVSLGERDVEQAITALKRGAYLLKYGRRGKPKFCPFRLSNDETALIWYDGKEEKQLKLNHVSRIIPGQRTAIFQRYPRPEKEYQSFSLAYGNRSLDLICKDKDEAEIWFVALRALISRGHYKKWRNEASSDSASSSSAHTQRNSPLFSSCSSDTVLKDQGINEADKKNPVPFDNPPQKLLGRAFSDVLTYSDAQCYPQTQSVTSSLSSLSSVGLDTIDGRGSADNIRLSLSSAVSSSSQGSSLEDLDAIGDVLIWGEEIGNGMLGGGVYRNGILPQVRMDALLPKTLDSATMLDVRNIACGSKHAVLVTKQGEIFSWGEGLGGKLGHGAQVDVSNPMLITTLSGSNTDLVACGEYHTCAVTVSGDFYTWGDGTHNFGLLGHGSEVGCWTPRKVSGPMEGMHVKSISCGPWHTAAVTMGGQLFTFGQGTFGALGHGDRNSSSTPREVITLKGLHTVKVSCGFWHTAAVVEVIEEPASSGSSTKKLFTWGDGDKGQLGHGDKESRLVPSCIAFFPENTNFCQVACGHSITIALATSGRVYTMGSADYGQLGNPRSGDKIPTCVEGKIRNNFIEEISCGSHHVAVLSSKYEVYTWGKGSNGQLGHGDNNDRDTPTLVEALQDKRVKNVVCGSNFTAAICLHKWICHADISLCSGCRSPFNFRRKRHNCYNCGLVFCKPCCSRKSLRASLAPNIKKPYRVCDACFTKLKITMASGSTFIIPRIPSGNIHQNCSGVEEKEILETKPRGLLSRLSSFDSLKRASSRSSKQDRKTHSNNGHTPPIDAGSVQCGSSYTSNASLPGSRAYSRAASPVSRSSSPPHSVSLGSAYSSLSCPEAIVDDLKQKNDGLKEEIAILSSQMD, from the exons ATGGCTGATATACAGAGGGTTAGTCTTGGTGAGAGGGATGTCGAGCAG GCCATTACAGCCTTAAAGAGAGGAGCATATCTGCTTAAGTATGGACGCAGAGGGAAACCAAAGTTTTGTCCATTCCGGCTTTCCAAT GATGAAACAGCACTGATATGGTACGATGGGAAAGAGGAGAAACAGCTTAAACTGAATCATGTTTCAAGGATTATACCTGGACAGCGTACT GCGATCTTTCAACGGTATCCTCGGCCTGAGAAGGAATATCAGTCATTTTCTCTTGCATACGGCAATAGGTCATTGGATTTG ATCTGCAAAGATAAGGATGAAGCTGAAATCTGGTTTGTTGCCCTGAGGGCATTAATTTCACGGGGTCACtataaaaaatggagaaatgaaGCAAGTAGTGATAGCGCATCTAGTTCAAGTGCTCACACACAAAGGAACTCTCCACTTTTCTCAAGTTGCAGCAGTGACACAGTTCTTAAG GATCAAGGGATAAATGaagcagataaaaaaaatccgGTTCCTTTCGACAATCCCCCGCAGAAACTATTGGGAAGAGCATTTTCTGATGTCTTAACCTATAGTGATGCACAGTGTTACCCACAAACACAGTCTGTTACCAGTTCTCTAAGCTCACTATCATCTGTGGGATTGGATACCATTGATGGTAGGGGTTCTGCGGATAATATTCGACTCAGTTTGTCGAGTGCAGTAAGTTCATCAAGCCAGGGATCTTCTCTTGAGGATTTGGATGCTATAGGCGATGTTCTTATTTGGggagaagaaattggtaatggaATGCTAGGTGGAGGTGTTTATAGAAATGGAATATTGCCTCAAGTCCGAATGGATGCTCTGCTGCCAAAAACTCTGGATTCAGCAACAATGCTTGATGTCCGAAATATCGCTTGTGGGAGTAAACATGCTGTATTAGTCACCAAGCAGGGGGAGATCTTTAGTTGGGGAGAGGGGTTAGGTGGCAAGCTTGGGCATGGAGCACAAGTTGATGTTTCTAACCCAATGCTCATCACCACTCTTAGCGGATCGAACACTGATTTGGTAGCCTGTGGAGAGTATCACACTTGTGCTGTTACAGTATCTGGAGATTTTTATACTTGGGGAGATGGTACCCACAATTTTGGCCTTCTAGGGCATGGGAGTGAGGTCGGTTGCTGGACCCCTAGAAAAGTAAGCGGTCCGATGGAAGGTATGCATGTAAAATCCATCTCTTGTGGACCATGGCATACAGCAGCTGTTACTATGGGAGGGCAGTTGTTTACCTTTGGACAAGGAACATTTGGTGCCCTGGGTCATGGAGATCGCAATAGTTCAAGTACACCCAGAGAAGTTATTACTCTTAAAGGGCTACACACTGTGAAGGTTTCTTGTGGTTTCTGGCACACTGCTGCTGTGGTGGAAGTTATTGAAGAACCAGCAAGTTCAGGCAGCTCAACCAAAAAGCTGTTTACTTGGGGAGATGGGGATAAAGGCCAACTTGGACATGGCGATAAAGAATCTAGACTTGTTCCATCTTGCATAGCATTTTTTCCAGAAAACACAAACTTTTGTCAAGTGGCATGTGGTCATAGCATCACTATTGCCCTTGCAACCTCAGGGCGAGTGTATACAATGGGTAGTGCTGATTATGGACAACTTGGGAATCCCAGAAGTGGTGATAAGATTCCCACTTGTGTTGAAGGTAAAATCaggaacaatttcattgaagaGATATCATGTGGTTCTCATCATGTTGCAGTTTTGAGTTCTAAATATGAGGTTTACACTTGGGGAAAGGGATCTAATGGTCAATTAGGTCACGGGGACAATAATGACAGAGACACCCCCACTCTCGTTGAAGCTTTACAAGACAAACGCGTAAAGAATGTAGTTTGTGGATCTAATTTCACTGCTGCCATTTGTTTGCATAAATGGATCTGCCATGCTGATATTTCTCTATGTTCTGGTTGTCGTAGTCCTTTTAATTTCAGACGAAAGCGCCATAATTGCTACAATTGTGGCCTTGTTTTTTGCAAACCCTGTTGTAGTCGAAAATCTCTTAGGGCTTCTTTGGCTCCAAATATCAAAAAGCCTTACCGCGTTTGTGATGCTTGCTTTACAAAGCTAAAGATAACTATGGCATCGGGATCCACATTTATAATTCCCAGAATTCCAAGTGGAAATATACATCAGAATTGCAGTGGGGTAGAAGAGAAGGAGATCCTTGAAACTAAACCACGCGGCCTACTTTCCAGACTCTCCTCATTTGATTCATTAAAACGAGCTAGTAGCCGAAGTTCCAAACAGGATAGAAAAACACACTCAAACAATGGTCATACCCCTCCAATAGACGCTGGCAGTGTCCAATGTGGAAGCTCTTATACATCCAATGCTTCTCTCCCTGGTTCAAGAGCATATTCTCGAGCAGCATCTCCAGTCTCCAGAAGTTCAAGCCCTCCTCATTCGGTGTCACTTGGATCAGCATATTCTTCTCTTTCATGCCCTGAAGCCATTGTTGATGATttaaagcaaaaaaatgatGGCTTAAAGGAAGAAATAGCAATATTAAGCTCGCAG ATGGATTGA
- the LOC131311456 gene encoding PH, RCC1 and FYVE domains-containing protein 1-like isoform X1, with translation MADIQRVSLGERDVEQAITALKRGAYLLKYGRRGKPKFCPFRLSNDETALIWYDGKEEKQLKLNHVSRIIPGQRTAIFQRYPRPEKEYQSFSLAYGNRSLDLICKDKDEAEIWFVALRALISRGHYKKWRNEASSDSASSSSAHTQRNSPLFSSCSSDTVLKDQGINEADKKNPVPFDNPPQKLLGRAFSDVLTYSDAQCYPQTQSVTSSLSSLSSVGLDTIDGRGSADNIRLSLSSAVSSSSQGSSLEDLDAIGDVLIWGEEIGNGMLGGGVYRNGILPQVRMDALLPKTLDSATMLDVRNIACGSKHAVLVTKQGEIFSWGEGLGGKLGHGAQVDVSNPMLITTLSGSNTDLVACGEYHTCAVTVSGDFYTWGDGTHNFGLLGHGSEVGCWTPRKVSGPMEGMHVKSISCGPWHTAAVTMGGQLFTFGQGTFGALGHGDRNSSSTPREVITLKGLHTVKVSCGFWHTAAVVEVIEEPASSGSSTKKLFTWGDGDKGQLGHGDKESRLVPSCIAFFPENTNFCQVACGHSITIALATSGRVYTMGSADYGQLGNPRSGDKIPTCVEGKIRNNFIEEISCGSHHVAVLSSKYEVYTWGKGSNGQLGHGDNNDRDTPTLVEALQDKRVKNVVCGSNFTAAICLHKWICHADISLCSGCRSPFNFRRKRHNCYNCGLVFCKPCCSRKSLRASLAPNIKKPYRVCDACFTKLKITMASGSTFIIPRIPSGNIHQNCSGVEEKEILETKPRGLLSRLSSFDSLKRASSRSSKQDRKTHSNNGHTPPIDAGSVQCGSSYTSNASLPGSRAYSRAASPVSRSSSPPHSVSLGSAYSSLSCPEAIVDDLKQKNDGLKEEIAILSSQVEDLTHKSEHLEVELEITSRHLNEASKLAREEAERNKAAIEVIKSLTRQLKDMAERVRQDSYLYAKSNSLVGTTSTTLESIIYSESLD, from the exons ATGGCTGATATACAGAGGGTTAGTCTTGGTGAGAGGGATGTCGAGCAG GCCATTACAGCCTTAAAGAGAGGAGCATATCTGCTTAAGTATGGACGCAGAGGGAAACCAAAGTTTTGTCCATTCCGGCTTTCCAAT GATGAAACAGCACTGATATGGTACGATGGGAAAGAGGAGAAACAGCTTAAACTGAATCATGTTTCAAGGATTATACCTGGACAGCGTACT GCGATCTTTCAACGGTATCCTCGGCCTGAGAAGGAATATCAGTCATTTTCTCTTGCATACGGCAATAGGTCATTGGATTTG ATCTGCAAAGATAAGGATGAAGCTGAAATCTGGTTTGTTGCCCTGAGGGCATTAATTTCACGGGGTCACtataaaaaatggagaaatgaaGCAAGTAGTGATAGCGCATCTAGTTCAAGTGCTCACACACAAAGGAACTCTCCACTTTTCTCAAGTTGCAGCAGTGACACAGTTCTTAAG GATCAAGGGATAAATGaagcagataaaaaaaatccgGTTCCTTTCGACAATCCCCCGCAGAAACTATTGGGAAGAGCATTTTCTGATGTCTTAACCTATAGTGATGCACAGTGTTACCCACAAACACAGTCTGTTACCAGTTCTCTAAGCTCACTATCATCTGTGGGATTGGATACCATTGATGGTAGGGGTTCTGCGGATAATATTCGACTCAGTTTGTCGAGTGCAGTAAGTTCATCAAGCCAGGGATCTTCTCTTGAGGATTTGGATGCTATAGGCGATGTTCTTATTTGGggagaagaaattggtaatggaATGCTAGGTGGAGGTGTTTATAGAAATGGAATATTGCCTCAAGTCCGAATGGATGCTCTGCTGCCAAAAACTCTGGATTCAGCAACAATGCTTGATGTCCGAAATATCGCTTGTGGGAGTAAACATGCTGTATTAGTCACCAAGCAGGGGGAGATCTTTAGTTGGGGAGAGGGGTTAGGTGGCAAGCTTGGGCATGGAGCACAAGTTGATGTTTCTAACCCAATGCTCATCACCACTCTTAGCGGATCGAACACTGATTTGGTAGCCTGTGGAGAGTATCACACTTGTGCTGTTACAGTATCTGGAGATTTTTATACTTGGGGAGATGGTACCCACAATTTTGGCCTTCTAGGGCATGGGAGTGAGGTCGGTTGCTGGACCCCTAGAAAAGTAAGCGGTCCGATGGAAGGTATGCATGTAAAATCCATCTCTTGTGGACCATGGCATACAGCAGCTGTTACTATGGGAGGGCAGTTGTTTACCTTTGGACAAGGAACATTTGGTGCCCTGGGTCATGGAGATCGCAATAGTTCAAGTACACCCAGAGAAGTTATTACTCTTAAAGGGCTACACACTGTGAAGGTTTCTTGTGGTTTCTGGCACACTGCTGCTGTGGTGGAAGTTATTGAAGAACCAGCAAGTTCAGGCAGCTCAACCAAAAAGCTGTTTACTTGGGGAGATGGGGATAAAGGCCAACTTGGACATGGCGATAAAGAATCTAGACTTGTTCCATCTTGCATAGCATTTTTTCCAGAAAACACAAACTTTTGTCAAGTGGCATGTGGTCATAGCATCACTATTGCCCTTGCAACCTCAGGGCGAGTGTATACAATGGGTAGTGCTGATTATGGACAACTTGGGAATCCCAGAAGTGGTGATAAGATTCCCACTTGTGTTGAAGGTAAAATCaggaacaatttcattgaagaGATATCATGTGGTTCTCATCATGTTGCAGTTTTGAGTTCTAAATATGAGGTTTACACTTGGGGAAAGGGATCTAATGGTCAATTAGGTCACGGGGACAATAATGACAGAGACACCCCCACTCTCGTTGAAGCTTTACAAGACAAACGCGTAAAGAATGTAGTTTGTGGATCTAATTTCACTGCTGCCATTTGTTTGCATAAATGGATCTGCCATGCTGATATTTCTCTATGTTCTGGTTGTCGTAGTCCTTTTAATTTCAGACGAAAGCGCCATAATTGCTACAATTGTGGCCTTGTTTTTTGCAAACCCTGTTGTAGTCGAAAATCTCTTAGGGCTTCTTTGGCTCCAAATATCAAAAAGCCTTACCGCGTTTGTGATGCTTGCTTTACAAAGCTAAAGATAACTATGGCATCGGGATCCACATTTATAATTCCCAGAATTCCAAGTGGAAATATACATCAGAATTGCAGTGGGGTAGAAGAGAAGGAGATCCTTGAAACTAAACCACGCGGCCTACTTTCCAGACTCTCCTCATTTGATTCATTAAAACGAGCTAGTAGCCGAAGTTCCAAACAGGATAGAAAAACACACTCAAACAATGGTCATACCCCTCCAATAGACGCTGGCAGTGTCCAATGTGGAAGCTCTTATACATCCAATGCTTCTCTCCCTGGTTCAAGAGCATATTCTCGAGCAGCATCTCCAGTCTCCAGAAGTTCAAGCCCTCCTCATTCGGTGTCACTTGGATCAGCATATTCTTCTCTTTCATGCCCTGAAGCCATTGTTGATGATttaaagcaaaaaaatgatGGCTTAAAGGAAGAAATAGCAATATTAAGCTCGCAG GTAGAGGATCTTACTCACAAATCCGAACATCTTGAAGTGGAGCTTGAAATAACTTCAAGGCATTTGAACGAGGCAAGTAAACTAGCAAGGGAGGAAGCAGAGAGAAACAAAGCTGCAATAGAAGTAATCAAATCTCTAACCAGACAG TTGAAAGATATGGCTGAAAGAGTGCGTCAAGATTCTTATCTGTATGCAAAATCAAATTCTCTTGTTGGAACCACTTCAACTACTCTCGAGTCCATCATCTATTCGGAGTCATTGGACTAG